In a genomic window of Balaenoptera ricei isolate mBalRic1 chromosome 3, mBalRic1.hap2, whole genome shotgun sequence:
- the SNX18 gene encoding sorting nexin-18 isoform X2: protein MALRARALYDFRSENPGEISLREHEVLSLCSEQDIEGWLEGINSRGDRGLFPASYVQVIRAPEPGPAGDGGPGAPARYANVPPGGFEPLPAAPPASFKPPPDAFQPLLQPQQAPPPSTFQPPGAGFSYGGGALQPSPQQLYGGGYQASQGSDDDWDDEWDDSSTVADEPGVLGSGAYPDLDGSSSGGVGAAGRYRLSTRSDLSLGSRGGSAPPQHHPSGAKSSATVSRNLNRFSTFVKSGGEAFVLGEASGFVKDGDKLCVVLGPYGPEWQENPYPFQCTIDDPTKQTKFKGMKSYISYKLVPTHTQVPVHRRYKHFDWLYARLAEKFPVISVPHLPEKQATGRFEEDFISKRRKGLIWWMNHMASHPVLAQCDVFQHFLTCPSSTDEKAWKQGKRKAEKDEMVGANFFLTLSTPPAAALDLQEVESKIDGFKCFTKKMDDSALQLNHTANEFARKQVTGFKKEYQKVGQSFRGLSQAFELDQQAFSAGLNQAIAFTGDAYDAIGELFAEQPRQDLDPVMDLLALYQGHLANFPDIIHVQKG, encoded by the coding sequence ATGGCGCTGCGCGCCCGGGCGCTGTACGACTTCAGGTCGGAGAACCCGGGCGAGATCTCGCTGCGGGAGCACGAGGTGCTGAGCCTGTGCAGCGAGCAGGACATCGAGGGCTGGCTCGAGGGGATCAACAGCCGCGGGGACCGCGGCCTCTTCCCGGCCTCGTACGTGCAGGTGATCCGAGCCCCCGAGCCCGGCCCGGCGGGCGACGGCGGCCCGGGCGCCCCGGCCCGCTACGCCAACGTGCCACCCGGCGGTTTCGAGCCCCTGCCCGCCGCGCCGCCCGCCTCCTTCAAGCCGCCGCCCGACGCCTTCCAGCCGCTGCTGCAACCGCAGCAGGCGCCGCCGCCGAGCACCTTCCAGCCGCCGGGCGCTGGCTTCTCGTATGGCGGGGGTGCCCTGCAGCCGTCGCCGCAGCAGCTCTACGGCGGCGGCTACCAGGCCAGTCAGGGCAGCGACGATGACTGGGACGACGAGTGGGACGACAGCTCCACGGTGGCTGACGAGCCGGGCGTGCTGGGTAGCGGCGCGTACCCGGACCTCGACGGCTCGTCGTCGGGGGGCGTCGGCGCTGCGGGCCGCTACCGCCTGTCCACGCGCTCCGACTTGTCGCTGGGCTCCCGCGGCGGCTCGGCGCCCCCGCAGCACCACCCATCGGGGGCCAAGAGCTCGGCCACCGTGAGCCGCAACCTCAACCGCTTCTCCACCTTCGTCAAGTCGGGCGGGGAGGCCTTCGTGCTGGGCGAGGCGTCGGGTTTCGTGAAGGACGGGGACAAGCTGTGCGTGGTGCTGGGGCCCTACGGCCCCGAGTGGCAGGAGAACCCCTACCCCTTCCAGTGCACCATCGACGACCCCACCAAGCAGACCAAGTTCAAGGGCATGAAGAGCTACATCTCCTACAAGCTGGTGCCCACGCACACGCAGGTGCCAGTGCACCGGCGCTACAAGCACTTCGACTGGCTGTATGCGCGCCTGGCCGAGAAGTTCCCCGTCATCTCGGTGCCCCACCTGCCCGAGAAGCAGGCCACCGGCCGCTTCGAGGAGGACTTCATCTCCAAGCGCAGGAAGGGCCTGATCTGGTGGATGAACCACATGGCCAGCCACCCGGTGCTGGCGCAGTGCGACGTCTTCCAGCACTTCCTGACCTGCCCCAGCAGCACCGACGAGAAGGCCTGGAAACAGGGCAAGAGGAAGGCCGAGAAGGATGAGATGGTGGGCGCCAACTTCTTCCTGACCCTGAGCACACCCCCCGCCGCCGCCCTCGACCTGCAGGAGGTGGAGAGCAAGATCGACGGCTTCAAGTGCTTCACCAAGAAGATGGACGACAGCGCGCTGCAGCTCAACCACACGGCCAATGAATTCGCGCGCAAGCAGGTGACGGGCTTCAAGAAGGAGTATCAGAAGGTGGGCCAGTCCTTCCGCGGCCTCAGCCAGGCCTTTGAGCTGGACCAGCAGGCCTTCTCGGCCGGCCTGAACCAGGCCATCGCCTTCACCGGAGATGCCTACGACGCCATCGGCGAGCTCTTCGCCGAGCAGCCCAGGCAGGACCTGGACCCCGTCATGGACCTGTTAGCGCTGTATCAGGGGCACCTGGCCAACTTCCCCGACATCATCCACGTTCAGAAAG
- the SNX18 gene encoding sorting nexin-18 isoform X1 gives MALRARALYDFRSENPGEISLREHEVLSLCSEQDIEGWLEGINSRGDRGLFPASYVQVIRAPEPGPAGDGGPGAPARYANVPPGGFEPLPAAPPASFKPPPDAFQPLLQPQQAPPPSTFQPPGAGFSYGGGALQPSPQQLYGGGYQASQGSDDDWDDEWDDSSTVADEPGVLGSGAYPDLDGSSSGGVGAAGRYRLSTRSDLSLGSRGGSAPPQHHPSGAKSSATVSRNLNRFSTFVKSGGEAFVLGEASGFVKDGDKLCVVLGPYGPEWQENPYPFQCTIDDPTKQTKFKGMKSYISYKLVPTHTQVPVHRRYKHFDWLYARLAEKFPVISVPHLPEKQATGRFEEDFISKRRKGLIWWMNHMASHPVLAQCDVFQHFLTCPSSTDEKAWKQGKRKAEKDEMVGANFFLTLSTPPAAALDLQEVESKIDGFKCFTKKMDDSALQLNHTANEFARKQVTGFKKEYQKVGQSFRGLSQAFELDQQAFSAGLNQAIAFTGDAYDAIGELFAEQPRQDLDPVMDLLALYQGHLANFPDIIHVQKELTYKTILQTRKLRLPDIP, from the coding sequence ATGGCGCTGCGCGCCCGGGCGCTGTACGACTTCAGGTCGGAGAACCCGGGCGAGATCTCGCTGCGGGAGCACGAGGTGCTGAGCCTGTGCAGCGAGCAGGACATCGAGGGCTGGCTCGAGGGGATCAACAGCCGCGGGGACCGCGGCCTCTTCCCGGCCTCGTACGTGCAGGTGATCCGAGCCCCCGAGCCCGGCCCGGCGGGCGACGGCGGCCCGGGCGCCCCGGCCCGCTACGCCAACGTGCCACCCGGCGGTTTCGAGCCCCTGCCCGCCGCGCCGCCCGCCTCCTTCAAGCCGCCGCCCGACGCCTTCCAGCCGCTGCTGCAACCGCAGCAGGCGCCGCCGCCGAGCACCTTCCAGCCGCCGGGCGCTGGCTTCTCGTATGGCGGGGGTGCCCTGCAGCCGTCGCCGCAGCAGCTCTACGGCGGCGGCTACCAGGCCAGTCAGGGCAGCGACGATGACTGGGACGACGAGTGGGACGACAGCTCCACGGTGGCTGACGAGCCGGGCGTGCTGGGTAGCGGCGCGTACCCGGACCTCGACGGCTCGTCGTCGGGGGGCGTCGGCGCTGCGGGCCGCTACCGCCTGTCCACGCGCTCCGACTTGTCGCTGGGCTCCCGCGGCGGCTCGGCGCCCCCGCAGCACCACCCATCGGGGGCCAAGAGCTCGGCCACCGTGAGCCGCAACCTCAACCGCTTCTCCACCTTCGTCAAGTCGGGCGGGGAGGCCTTCGTGCTGGGCGAGGCGTCGGGTTTCGTGAAGGACGGGGACAAGCTGTGCGTGGTGCTGGGGCCCTACGGCCCCGAGTGGCAGGAGAACCCCTACCCCTTCCAGTGCACCATCGACGACCCCACCAAGCAGACCAAGTTCAAGGGCATGAAGAGCTACATCTCCTACAAGCTGGTGCCCACGCACACGCAGGTGCCAGTGCACCGGCGCTACAAGCACTTCGACTGGCTGTATGCGCGCCTGGCCGAGAAGTTCCCCGTCATCTCGGTGCCCCACCTGCCCGAGAAGCAGGCCACCGGCCGCTTCGAGGAGGACTTCATCTCCAAGCGCAGGAAGGGCCTGATCTGGTGGATGAACCACATGGCCAGCCACCCGGTGCTGGCGCAGTGCGACGTCTTCCAGCACTTCCTGACCTGCCCCAGCAGCACCGACGAGAAGGCCTGGAAACAGGGCAAGAGGAAGGCCGAGAAGGATGAGATGGTGGGCGCCAACTTCTTCCTGACCCTGAGCACACCCCCCGCCGCCGCCCTCGACCTGCAGGAGGTGGAGAGCAAGATCGACGGCTTCAAGTGCTTCACCAAGAAGATGGACGACAGCGCGCTGCAGCTCAACCACACGGCCAATGAATTCGCGCGCAAGCAGGTGACGGGCTTCAAGAAGGAGTATCAGAAGGTGGGCCAGTCCTTCCGCGGCCTCAGCCAGGCCTTTGAGCTGGACCAGCAGGCCTTCTCGGCCGGCCTGAACCAGGCCATCGCCTTCACCGGAGATGCCTACGACGCCATCGGCGAGCTCTTCGCCGAGCAGCCCAGGCAGGACCTGGACCCCGTCATGGACCTGTTAGCGCTGTATCAGGGGCACCTGGCCAACTTCCCCGACATCATCCACGTTCAGAAAG